In the genome of Lathyrus oleraceus cultivar Zhongwan6 chromosome 4, CAAS_Psat_ZW6_1.0, whole genome shotgun sequence, the window ACGAATAATGATAACAATCACCTTATGTCTAATTCAAATATCATTAATCCACCTTCTTAGCTCTTCTCTTGTATCACATTTAAGTGTAATTGAAAATGTATAAGTAGTATCTACACATATATAATTTTTACCGCATATTTGTAAAAGGATCTCCATATACATGAAacattaaaaaaatttaaaaatacaTATCATATTACTTATAGGTAAAGTAATATGATGAACAACCATGAAATTGATCGGAAAACTTAAAATCAAGTAATCCGGTATAActtataattttaaataattattgtgcaagttatctaataaatgaaTCTTCATACCAGAATACTTGATAATAAGTTATCTGGTGAATTGAAAATACGCAATACTCTTTGTTTAAATTAATTTGATAAACTAATGTAGAAATTCAAATTCATCAATTTAAAAAAAGTTAAACgcaaaaataaaaattgaataataaattatttaatatacaaaataaataaaataaaaatattttaaaaattgtAGAGGCTACGAGTATAAGATAAAGTTCTCGTATcttaattcaaaaaataaatcAAAACCTTTACATTGATTAAATATATCGTTAACAAGCAATGTAATTGAAAATTAATTACCGGTATTAATTTATAAGTAAAaatgaatattttatttttattaaaaaaattaaatttgtatcttttttgaaaaatattattcTGAATCGTAAAATAATTTTGATTAGTTATTGTTTATAGAAAAAATAAGAGAAAAGTTAAACTAAATAcaaattatatttaattttattttagaaaataatttttcttgaatgaaataaatttgatatttcttataatttgttaaaaaaaatattatttttttataaattgaTACGGAGGAAGTATACAGTAAATATattgaataaaaaataaataaatacttTTGCAATAATTActtaattattttctttttcaacAATTCAGCCAatattattaattaaatataaaCTCTTCTATTCGCAATAACGACTCGTGAAAGTGGAAAAACTCTTTTCCTTCATTAACTTTGTTCATTCCAACGTTAAAGAGACTTTGTCATATAATTCTTTTGATGCAATCACCGAATCTCGCTCCAAATTTTCAACTTGATTACAACACTCACTCATGCTTCGGTTTCTCTCTAATGGGTCAAATCTTTATCAGCATTTTACATTTATCCCAGTTATTATAAAATCGTTGCAAGTTTTCACGCCTGCCACCTATTCGACAAATGTCCCAGCCGAAAATGAGGTTAAATTGAAAAAATTTAGAGATAAATGGAAAGATGCCACTGAAGTTTTGAGTAAATGGGGTTGTGATGAAGACGATTTGAAGAGAATATTTCGCCGTTGCCCCGCATTGCGTGATGCCGATCCTTCTCAGGTTCAATCTAAACTTTGCTTGCTTAGTGATTTGGGTTTAGGGTCATCTGAGCTAGTGAAGATTATCAATTGCAGGCCTAGATTTTTCAGGACACGGATTAACCATAAGTTCGAAGAGAGGCTTGACTCTCTTGTGTCATTGTTTGAGTCAAAGGAAATGCTTCACAAGGCCATTGCAAGAAACCCTTCATTGTTATGTGAAAATAGCTATGATATCGAAGGTATTGTTGCACAATATGAAGAGTTAGGTGTACCGAAACGGGACTTCATTAAAATGCTGATTTTGCGGCCGACAATCATTTCGAGGACTTCCTTTGACGATGAGAAACTTGAATATATAAGTAGAACTGGGGTTTCGAAGGATGCCAAATTGTATAAGTATGTGGTGACATTAATAGGCATTTCTCGTGTGGACACGATTCGTGAAAAGGTGTTGAATCTTGCAAAGTTTGGTTTTTCAGATGATGAGATACTTGGTCTTTTTGGGAGGTCTCCTAATATTTTGACCTTGTCGACTGATAAGGTTCAGAGGAACATGACTTTCATTTTAGGTACAATGAAGCTTGAAGCTAAGATGATCTTAAAGTACCCGTATCTCTTGTTTGCAAATATGGAGACTGTTTTGAAGCCAAGAGGGTTACTAGCAATGAAGATACAAGATATGGATTCCAAGTTGAAAATACCCTCAATACTTAAGGCATTGAGGATGTCAGAGGAGAGGTTTTTAAAATTGTTTATTGAATGTCACGAGAAGGAAATTGCTGATGAATTAATGGAGTTTTATACAAGGACAAAAGAGTTTAAGAGATTAGCAGCTTCATCAAAGACTTGTACTACTAGAGGTTTCCCTTTTTGAACTATATCTATATGCTGCTGAAGTAGATTTCTGTTTTGTGGTAATAATTTTTCCGACGCTTAGTATTAGTTTCTCTGTCTGTCTAAATCATAATGAAGATTTTTCCTGTTAGTTTTTTTGTGACAGGTGAGCGGCTTACTTTTGAAATGAGGAAATAATTTATATTCATATTGATGTAAAATATAGGCCGAATGTTCTTACAAATGACAATGCACTAATCCTTATTTATGCTTATATTAGACTCCTATTCCTAATTAAATATGTAAACGGATTGTGCTATATAAGGGAAGTGTATGTACAAAGTTTTTAGTGAGAGGTTCTTGGTTTGATTTTTTGTGAAATATAAATCTGAGAGAAGTCATAGACTTGTTGCTCTGTCTGTCTTGAACATGATTGTCTCTGATAGCAGTGCACCTGTGAATTTCATTAAAAATTAGAAAGAGAACGTAACATGCTAACATAATATATGGTAGAATAATGATGTGTTGATATATTTTAGACATTCTAACATTCATAAACAACTTAAATTTCTGTATATGGAAACAAAAATGGTCTACACATATGATCAAACCTAAAGAGCTCTTACCGAAAGAGCGTGTTAGATTTAGACATCGTAGAATATTAAGGATTGGGAATCAACACTTGTAAAATCCAATCACTGGCCATGGTTTTTGGCCAAAAAACTCTGTGCCTGAGTATTCAAACTTAATGACATGGTAGGGGGATTTTTCAAAAATTGCTAATTGGGTAGGAGGCAAAATAGATATTGATCATTTAAAATTACTTCACATTTTATAGATTATTGATGGATAAATTTTTTGAGGGGCCAAAACTATAGCAGGgaaaaatttaaattttttcaaaaatcaccaattAGACAGGGGCGGACAAAACATGTATTACCCCTTTTTAAAATTATTCGGTAATATATTAAGTAGTGTCATTGAATtcttttaatatatatatatatatatatatatatatatatataatatatatatatatatatatatatatatatatatataggatTCGCGCTTTTAATGCATCATATTTCAATGTTTTTTCAGAGATGTCATTCTTACGAGTCTTGAAACTAAAACACTTAGTATTATGTGCGAGTGATTTAACACGTTTGAAAGAGTCTACTTCTTTTTGCATGCTAGAGTATAGTTCTTGAAGAGTCGACGTCACTTTTCTTTGCGTCATTTTCTTAGTTTAGCAGTTATCTTATTCTTTGACACTTCGTTTTCCTACTTCTGAAAAGTTAGTCCATTATGGATAAAAAATCACAGAAGAGTGCCAAAATATCCCAGAAGACTGCTTTATCTTCTTGGATGTAGCGTGTCTATTCTTCTACCATGTATTTATCTTCTTGGATGTAGCGTGTCTATTCTTTTACCATTTATGTCTTTGCCATAAATGGAAATCTCGATAGAGCTTTTCTTGAAGTTGACTCAACCTTTGATTATGGTGTCTTGACCCCTACCGAGGATGAAATGATATGTAGTGAGTATGGTGATTGTGTCATCCCCTTTTATGAATGCACTTTCTCTGTTATGGGTCTCCAACTGCCTTTCACTACTTTTGAGATAGATGTTCTTAAGTAGCTAGTGATGGATCCTTCACAGCTTCATCCAGCAAGTTGGGTGTACGTGAAAGTCTACCAATATTGTTATGAATACTTGAAGGGAAAATCTTTTATGACCCTTTTCTTAGATATATTTCGATACCAACATGGTTCTGCGACTCGTTAATAGAGTAGAGGGTTAATTTCTCTGACGCCGAATATCTAAAGCTTTGGAACTCTTCTTGAGTTGCAGACTTTCGAGGATTTCTTTTTGTTTACCCTTATCCACCCAGACGCCCACGCTACAATTTTCGTTGTTAGGACCAGGGTGAAAGGTAGATATATTGAGTTATTCCCTAAGTATTGGATGGAGAGCCACTTCCTTATGGGAAACACGGTGTATGTTTATAAGGAGGAGGATATTACTGCCTAAGATCTGTATCAGAAGAAACAACTGATGAGTTACATCAACGACCTGGTTTACCTCGGAGGTGGCGTACCCTAGAACGAGGCAGATCAGAGACGCTTGTAGTGCCTCATTGATGTTCAACTACTAATGGAGACTCGTTCCCGAGAAGAAAGAGAAATTATTTTTTGTAAGCCCCCAGAAACTCTTGGTTTATTTGTGGATTCACAACATTGTTAGACGATAGACTTAGATCTAGAGGGTGGTGAATAGACTCTGAGTTGAAAACTTGACAAAAAATAGGTTTAAAAAATTTATGACGCAAAAGCAAGTTTAAAACATCCCGGatcaaaaatcgtctaaccgaacaTGCTATCAAAAAACTCGAATATGCGTAGTAGTGACAATGCTATAATAATGATTCACAAATTGGTTAACAACAATTAACCACAACTAGTTGAATGCAAAGTAATGCGGAAAGTCTACTTCCaatgataaataaataaataaatcaattGAAGCAATTTGTCGAACATTTAGTGTGCGATCAATATTGTTTGTTGTTTTATGTGGTATTGTTGATCTCAAAATCGAATCACAACCTAAAGGTTTGTGATCAACCtaacaacaccaatttcaaaacgtaataaaaaattattattcaAACAATTTGACCAAACAATCTATGAAATCGAGAATTTGCAAACCgaaaataagagagagagagtgagagagagagagagagagagagagagagtacataaggatttgtttaggcagttccccaatcgacctcgaTATGGATGCATCTGCCATCAATTCGAATGTGAATTAAGATAGTGTAATatatcttactttgcaaatgtatgtgTACAAGAGAGATGTAGTAATCTAACCCTATAAACCCTAGGCTTAATGTTGATTCTACTTCCCTTTCTTCCCTTGATCAAAGCTCGATCAACTAACCAACAATGTCGCTTCGATTCACCGTCTCACGCTACTTCTTTGCAAGAAATCCCTTGTTCTTTAAATCTTTCACTCAACTTAATCCCAAACGCGCACCTTTTAAACCCCAAGATTTACCAATGCGATCCACCGTCCCACGCCACTCCTTTGCAAGAATCTTCTATTCTTCAAAGacttcactcgatcggatccgGATTGAGTAATCTTGTCCAAAAACTTCAGGCCCTAAAAGACCTTGAAGGAGAACCCCACCTTGATTTTCTGATTTGAAACCCTCAATGTTCTCAACCCAATTTTACAGTATAAAaaacctaaattggacgttatcaatcctaatctagatgacacccaatcaaaaaatgattatgtgtatgCATATAAGAGAGGTagaagatgatgagaatgctttgaaatcctaGTTTCGTATAAGTTTTACTCACTAGAAACCTTACTAGTAAAGATGCATGTACCAAGTATATATATGTAAACAAGTGAgaagcaaaaggaatgcaaaatAAATAGAAATAAATGCATTTTTTCAATATTTTGATCCATAGATCGACATATacaagtcatgtgtcgacctgtacatgttatgtgtcgacctgtataggcgactgtcgtaccccaaaatttcTCATACCCTTTTCACTTTTCATTTGACCCATGACTTGAGATTCATCTACACATATATATGCTTCATCCATGTGCATCATACATCCATGCTAATACAAGCATCAATAGATTCAAAGCTTGGTTATTTCAAATCAGGGTTTTGTTTGAGTGTTAAAGTGTGGTTCATCACATGAGGGTAAACCCAAATTCCACGCCCGTTGGGGTCTTAATTCATGGAGTTCACATCATGACATTCATTTATATATTCCAAACCCTAAATCTTGGTGTTTGAGCTCTTGGAGATTGCATCATAGTATTCATTGTGCATAAACCATAATTCATTGGGGAGAGATGTTTGACTATCATACCATGCATCATCCATGCTCCACATGTCTACATGGTTTATATTTATTTTGATTCAAACGTTGTCGAGCACTGATTCATACGTCTTGATTCATCGGGGATTAAACAGTAGTATGTGCTTCACGTGAATAATCCCTTGTTTGCAAGTCTGTGAAACCCTAAGTCATGTCTCACTTATGACTTTGGTCACCTGTTGACTTTTTAGTTAACCAGTTGACCAGAGCCAACCATTCACTTCTAAGCCTATTTGACGTTGAGATCCATTAACCATTAATCTTGCTTTCCATTTTTGATCTTTCTTCAATCAACTTTCAAATGTTAATTTAAATTGGATATTTGAGTTTCCAAGCCATTGATATATTAAAGGTCCATTTCAAAAGTGTTATATAATaattttcaaatcatttttgATTAACTTTACCATTCCAAATGTTTCTAATATTCCATTTTAAGTTATGTTTTAGTTCAATTTGCAATTTATAATCACATTTTGATTTTCGTTCAACTTTCAAAATCCAACTTAATGTCATTGTTTCAAATATCCATCCAAATAAAATTATACAATTAATATCATTCAAATTATGTCCCATACAACATCCAAATTAAATTTTAAATCCATTTACAAATTTACATTAAAGCATCCTAAAAACCACTTCATCATTAAACCTTTTTGGTTCACTTCAATAAACCTTTACTAACATCAAAGTATGTTAAGCTTATTGATAAAGATGTTATCTACAATATATGTTCCCTTTTTTTACATGACCTCGCCATAAACTGAAATACAAAGAAAATCCTGGCCTTGAAGATTTGGTCAACTAAGGAGACATAACATATCATAACTAGATTTACAACAATCTATAGCATTCACATTGTTGCTAACATTCAATCCAAATCAATTACAGGCTGCATCCAAAGTCTTTTTAGATAATCCAACTTCTAACCGTTTCTAGATTTAACTCATTTACTAACAGAAAGTGTTGCTAACACTCACAATTAATTTCACAACAAAAGATGATTAACCAGATTCAATCTTAATTTATAGTTCAGCATAACCATTTTAGTAACAATTAAATACTTAGCATAAAGGATTGATTATAGAACAACTGCCTTGCCAATTTATTCTTGTTGGAGTACGATATTGTTTGTTACGCTCTATCGCTTATAGCAGCTTCTTCAATTTACCTGGATAAACTTATGTTGTTCCCGTCGACGAAACCCTGGAATCCAACACTGCAACGTTACACTTAACACTAAACATTTGATTCATGTTCTTGTGTGAAGGATCACCATCGTATTTTTTGTAACAGCCCCAGTTCCAATTTACCTGCAATTGAGGAAAATACCATTAGTATAAGTCCAAGTTCATGGCCAAGAGGTATTGCCCTTCATCGACACCCCAAGATCTTTCCTAGATTTAAGTAAATCAATATAAAGTGCTTTTGTGTCTGCTTTATTTGATATGCCGCCAAATCACTAACTCACTACAAGATAAAATAACCCACCAAGGCCAATCCATTTAACAGACCTAGGTAGAGTCCACAGTAATTGATGTAATTGTTCAACCAAATTAACCTTATGATCTAACTGGCTCCTAACTAACCTACCTTAGGAATCCAATTGTACTTCACTATAAGAAAACAACCAGGACCTCCCAAATAACTAATTCAAAATGCTTATTAACTAACTCAAACCAACATGTCATATAACCTGCTCATACTTGATTTGTAATTCCTAAAACATTTCCAAAATTCATAATTCATAACCATAAGAAAAAAAGCATAACAGAAGGATAAAGAGAGCTCAACCTGTGACTGGTTTGCTTAACAGAGCCAAGAAGAACAAACCTAAACTAGACTAGACTCGCTTAGGAAGAAACGTCGTTCCGCAGCAGAGTCGTAAACTGTCACTATCGGGGATAACGAGAAACCAAAACGACTTTCCAAACTAAAGTCGGATT includes:
- the LOC127076551 gene encoding transcription termination factor MTERF2, chloroplastic — its product is MLRFLSNGSNLYQHFTFIPVIIKSLQVFTPATYSTNVPAENEVKLKKFRDKWKDATEVLSKWGCDEDDLKRIFRRCPALRDADPSQVQSKLCLLSDLGLGSSELVKIINCRPRFFRTRINHKFEERLDSLVSLFESKEMLHKAIARNPSLLCENSYDIEGIVAQYEELGVPKRDFIKMLILRPTIISRTSFDDEKLEYISRTGVSKDAKLYKYVVTLIGISRVDTIREKVLNLAKFGFSDDEILGLFGRSPNILTLSTDKVQRNMTFILGTMKLEAKMILKYPYLLFANMETVLKPRGLLAMKIQDMDSKLKIPSILKALRMSEERFLKLFIECHEKEIADELMEFYTRTKEFKRLAASSKTCTTRGFPF